Genomic DNA from Heteronotia binoei isolate CCM8104 ecotype False Entrance Well chromosome 8, APGP_CSIRO_Hbin_v1, whole genome shotgun sequence:
AATACAGCTTTCTCCCAAGCTATCCCCCACACCAGATCTATattaaatataaactttaaaaatcatttaacaCTAAATAGCAGTAAGCAATATGAGCAAAATAACTTCTCTGTGATGCCACCCATTTCCCTTGGTGCCCTAAGGACATAtttgtttggtgtaatggttaacccAAAGCAGAGACTATAATTGCAGCATAGATGGATCCCAAGCCATTTGCTCAGCACATCCCTAAAATGTCAGCCAACAAACAGCAAATGTAaatcagcagcaacaacaaaaagttaCAAAAAAGTGCTAACACTCATATCTAAGGCTGCACTGGTTTCTCTCAATTTCCCCCTTAAGGGCTTTGAAGACTTCGTCCCCTTCAAGGTGCCAGTGCTCAGTACTGGTAAgtattgccttaaaaaaaaaatggcaaaaataagGAAAATGAAGGAGTCAGTCATATCTTCTAAAAGATGTAACCAAGCAATACAACTGAAAGAGTAGAAACCTTTTAGAAATTCTTACTGTGTGATCTGTTGATTCCTCTTGTGTGAAGCTCCAGTATTGGTTGTACGCCACTGCCATTTGCTGATGGTTTTCCTTGACTAATCAGCCTTTGCAGTTCTGCAAACACCTGGGAAGATGGATAACAAATTAGTTCTGTTACTATGAACCATCCTTTAACCCATTTCACTGGATCTAATTGGAATGGATTTCATTGGATCTAAAGCTGGAAAATCCTCAATATTCCTAGCTATCCTACTGAAATAGACATGAATTTGAAACTCACAGTAGGAAGACATTGCAAACGTGCTAGTatacaatgtggggggggggggaacccctcgGTATTTATAGTATATACACTATAGCTGAGACCCGAACTACACACTACACATAATGTATGATTACCACAGGGACTTGCAGCTGCAAGACATAGAGGagctaaggaaaaggaaaggtcccctgtgcaagcaccagtcatttccgactctggggtgacgttgctctcgcaatattttcacggcagactttttacggggtggtttgccattgccttccccagtcacctacactttccccccagcaagctgggtactcattttaccaacctcggaaggatggaaggctgagtcaacctggagctggctgcctgaaaacccagcttccgctggggatcaaactcaggttgtgagcagagcttaggactgcagtaccgcagctttaacactctgtgccacggggctaaaAGCACATACAAATGTCACTCCTTTGGAAAAAAGAGAAAGTGGTCTGTGAGTCAGGCCTCCACTTGAAATAATCTATTTTTCTTAACAATAGGATTACAATTTGTTTTCGCACTAGCCTACTGTTATGGATTCATATCAGTTTATGACAAAGAAGGATTGTCTTGTTTTGAACTTACAATAAACACCGCACTATTTAATGGGATACAGCCTGCATGATACAGGACGTATTTCAACCATTTCACATGTCTCTTGTCCCATCTTTTCCATTCAGTACACTCTTTTGCACACCTCATCACCACTGGAGGGGCACTCTGTGCAGCAAGCCTTTGTAAATTGAAGCTTATATGAATTTATAGTTCCCTTGAATTGAATTCAGAATATGTACTAAACTTTCTGATTGGCCGAAGTAGAGAAGTCCTCATCTGCAGGGTAAACATGACATAACAGATACAGGCAAGTCTTTTGTCCTACTTTTGCCATGCCCAAATGCTGTTGCTGGAGAAGAAATGGCATGATCCATTTCTCAAGTAGAGATTTGCCAGGATTCTTGGTTCTTTTTCATGTTATGCACATTTATCCCAGAACGGATACATCATCCAACAAATCTAAAGGAacaatgtaagcagctttggataACTGCTAGCTTTGATATTTTCAAAGGAAAAATGGTCATCGTTTTTTGTCTGAGCATACCTTGGGACAACTTGGGATCTTTTGGACTTGGCATAGTCATTAGTCATCAGTGAACTTCCTGAATTAggtcttaggagagccagtttggtgtagtggttaagtgtgcagactcttatctgggagaaccgggtttgattccccacttctccacttgcacctgctggcatggccttgggtcagccatagctctggcagaggttgtccttgaaagggcagctgctgtgagagccctctcagtcccacccacctcacagggtgtctgttgtgggggaggaaggtaaaggagattgtgagccactctgagactcttcggagtggagggcgggatataaatccaatatcttcttcttaggatACAATAGTATTTTCTTTAGGGATCATGATATTGTTCCTatttggattcccccccccccctacttggCCAACATTTCTACCTCTAATTGGGCTACATATTCTGCCACTGGAAAACTAACACATTGCTGAGTAGACTTCCACTAAGTTTTCCACAGGGAAGGAACATCTCTTCCTTCAGGGATAGGCTGGCCATACAAATTACAGGGAAAGTTACCACTTGGCTGCTGCCCTGGAGGGCCTCAGGTGGCCCAGAGCAAGCAGCACTAAGCCTCAGAGGTTTTGCCAGTGCTGCAGGGTGCCCTGGGCTTCGGCCCTTGATCAGCAACAATGATCAGCATCTGCTTACCTGTTGCCTCCTCCAGCACTGCAACTATTTAGCAGGGTGAGCTGCCTCATTGTTAGCATGTGCTGCCAGCCAGATCAGGGCCAGGTGGCCCCTGCAAGTGCTGGTATGCTAGACCACAGGGATTGCTCAGCTTGGTTAGTTTCTGGGACCTTTTAATTCCCTCCTCTGTCTCTGTCTCCCCCTATTCTTTTATATTTAACCTTAGGAAGTGTTCTCTGAAACCTGAAAGACAGTTCTTTATAACTCATAACACAAAAGATATTATGTCACTATCTCTAGTTCAATGTAAAGAAGTAATTTCTCAGTGGAAGAAGTTTGGTGAAGCTCTTGGGAATTGTTATCATCTCCAAGAACCATTAACAGAAATGTCATCTTGACTTTGAACACAGCTGCAGCctgcacagtgggggggggggagagatgggcaaTTACTCACGTCTATATTCAGCAGGAAAGCTTTCTTGGCCTCTTCAATGATTCTCTTCTCAGTAGCTGCGTCCATAGGAAGAGTGTTCATCCGAGCTCGATAGAGTTGCTTGAACTTGCTGATGTTGGTGACTGCAGGGAAGCTGAAGAAAGCCAGACCTTCTCCAGTTTGGGGCAGATGAAGAGACTTCTGTGCAATCTTCTTCAGTATCTGGCCTCCAGAGAGATCTCCCAGGTAGCGGGTGTAAGCATGAGCAACCAGAAGCTCAGGTTCATACTGGCCTACATGATGGAGCCTGTCCACGTAATTCTGAGTTGCCTCATGACATTGGATCTCCTGTCTCCATGTGGGGCCATAGAAATACTCCAAGTCTTTCTCCAAAGCGGCACAGCGATTCAACTCCACTGGGAAATAAACAGGGGCATAGACTGGATTGTCCTTATTCCTCTCGCTTTCCTCTTCCAGAGCTGAATAGATATAGTACAGGGAAGCTAAATATAGCTGGAAGGGAGTGGGAGttggagaggagaagaagaaagcctTAATTTCAAGGCTGCCATTTAACCATGCAGACTAACCCTCCAATTTCACATAAAACCGTTATTTCATGAAATTCCTGCACTCTTATCCATATGCGTTTACAAGGCAATTACTGGCATTGGCATGCAGTAAGTAACATAAAACCAGAATAAAGCCAATAAAACATAACACAACACACAAAAATCAACAGAACCTGCCTTAAACCGAATCAGCCTTACAATTCAATATCTAACAGCCGTATTTAGCAGGACACTCCCCTTCCCCCCATCAGACAAATAGAGAGCATTCCTAAGTAAGTCTATTTAGAATCCTATTGAAGTTtactcaatggggcttactcccaggagagCTTTATTAGGATTGCACTATCAGCAACcaaccaccaccacaacaaagcCAAACAATTGGACCAGAAGGAATAGCTCCACCTAGTATCTAAAATCAGATGAACCAGACACCAGGTAAATGTGGCAAGGAAGGTCCATGAAAATAAcaccaccacagagaaggcccttttccAGCAACCACCCATAGGGgtcccagtctccaggtggtggctggagatttcccggaattacaacttatctccaggttacagagatcagttcccctgaaaatggctgccattgaaggtagattctgtggcattatacccaatgaggtccctcccctcctcaaaccccatctctctaagctccactcccccccccccaaatctccaggtattttccaagttaGAGCTGGCAGCAACCCTAGCCACCCATCTTACTTCAGAAGTAAACAGAACAGGCTTgcaaacctccaggtagggcctggagaactggaattacagctattaccagactacagagatcagttcccctggacaaaatggttgctttggagggtggtgtaGCCTCCATGACATTAAACCCTATGGATCTTACTTCCCTCCCCAGGCCTCATCCTCCTCAGGCactactcccaaatctccagtaatttcccaacccaaagttgcaacttttcagggagaagggcatgTATTTATTAGTGTACTTACTGTATATATGTTAAAGACATTTCCAATGTATTCAACATTTGTATTCTACCACATTCACCATTACTATTTTAGAAAAAGACAAGCAGGAAGAGGCATATAAGAACTAATTTAGCAGATTCCTTTAGCTCCAGATAATAATGTAGTGTATTTGGGGCAGTATTTGATATCTGCTCCTTCATTTCTCCACACCTTGAACAATTCACATTTTGTTTTACATTGGGATCTAATTATCCAGTGCCAAGGCTTCTGCCTATTTGTGTATCATTCAAAGGGGGAAGCGATGGAGAGGCTCTTCGATGCATTTTGGTTGGCTCAAAATTAGACAAAAAATGCTtttagaatcagggcttttttggagcaggaacacagttccggctggcttggcaccagggggcatggcctaatatgcaaataagtttctggacttttcctacaaaaaacaccctgtctAGAATGTTTAATGCTCTTTAAGAAGTGCTGTCTTGAGGGCAAGAGACATTACCTGTATTGAGAAGCAGTCAGAATGACTTGTTCTCTACAATAGCCATATAGAAGGTGTTCATTTTTCAGTTTATCATGTTAGCATGAGCAGATGTCCAGGAGCAGACCCTGTTCCAGTTTTGCCTGTGCTTCATGGTATTTTCTTAAGCCCAAGAGCTCCTGCCTGCATTTCTAGATTCCATGCTTGAAAGTTTCCACATGACCCAGAAAACATGACTCAGGCTGTTTTTCCAGCATCACAAACAGTTTGTCTCTGACACAACTTGAGTCTTAAATCCTTAGGCATGCATACTCCCTTTCTTCTGCCCTCAAGTGTGGAGCCAAGACCGAAGGTTCCCTCATCTGGGAATTGTTTGATCTAACCACAGCGTGCTCTAACCATATCTGAATTCTAGCACTGTAACAAATTGGAATTTCATCTCGCTTCAGAATCCCAATTACTGTGAAAGAAACAAGCCTCATATTGTCAAAGTGGCTAGATTAGGATATCACAGCAAATTGTGGTTCATTTATATCAAGAAGACTTCACCCTTTGACCTTGCAGGTAAGGAAAACCCACTAGGTCAAGGATTTTCACTTTAGGTATGcctcatgcttttttttttaatgttggttTGTTCATGGCATCTGAATAAAAACACAGATATGTGGTTAGACTTTGCACTGTTCCTAGCTCTGAAGTTGGTAGTGAGTTTGAATCCTGAAACTGCCCTGCAGAAGGGAAAGCAACTTCAACATACAGCTGCCCCATATACATGGGCAGAGAGGTCCAATTTTAACAGTAAACAGGTCCTCAGATTCAAAGGGAAGAATCCTCACCTAGTCCATAGTTTGCCTTCTGATAAATTTATCTCTCCCAATGTCTGAGGGTTGATGCAGAAGCTCAggcaaaaacatttggagagagTGGGGTGCAGGGAGATGACGAGCCGCATGTATGGGCTGGGTTTTGTCCTCCTCAAGGGCATGTTCCCTCAGTTCTTAAAACTGGATCCCATCCCTCCTCCTGTGTTAATTGGACAGAAGTTCTATGTTTCAACTCATGGAACTGCCACCATTGCATTTAATTTGGCTGTCTTCCCCCACATGGTTGCAAAAATGTGCCTTCACCACAAGAGCAGCAGAAAGTGGCATGAGAATGGCCAGGATGTCATCCACTACCACCACCCCGGGACAggggtgccagctccaggttgggaagtgccaagagattttggggtggagcctgaagagggaggagtttgggaaggggaggggctttaaagaggtatgatgccatagagtctaagaggccattttctccaggtaaaattatctctgttgcctggagatt
This window encodes:
- the HMOX1 gene encoding heme oxygenase 1, with amino-acid sequence MAQRTTQDLSEALKEDTKELHEQAENTQFMKSFQKGEVLLREFKLYLASLYYIYSALEEESERNKDNPVYAPVYFPVELNRCAALEKDLEYFYGPTWRQEIQCHEATQNYVDRLHHVGQYEPELLVAHAYTRYLGDLSGGQILKKIAQKSLHLPQTGEGLAFFSFPAVTNISKFKQLYRARMNTLPMDAATEKRIIEEAKKAFLLNIDVFAELQRLISQGKPSANGSGVQPILELHTRGINRSHSPAPAMENERSQMQHKDMLPSTPLLRWVLALFFLGATVAVGFYTM